In Candidatus Falkowbacteria bacterium, a genomic segment contains:
- a CDS encoding membrane protein insertase YidC produces the protein MMNFFNTIFYEPILNLLVYIYNTLPGHDIGITIVILTIIIKLILYPLSKKSIEGQKSLQMLQPKLDEIKKQYADNKEGMSRAMMDLYKKEKVNPLSSCLPLLIQLPFFWAIFKVFRDELQGKTLVLIYPFIHNPGTINNIAFGFLDFSKPNIILAILAGVSQFFQAKMMPMRPATVQTDGSKDENMMAIMNKQMLYFMPALTIFICLTLPSGLAFYWLISTILTIGQQWLIFRKKDTTPTSSTVIEGEIIK, from the coding sequence ATGATGAATTTTTTTAATACAATTTTTTATGAACCGATATTAAACCTCTTGGTTTATATATATAACACCTTACCTGGGCATGATATTGGTATAACTATTGTTATATTAACAATAATAATAAAGCTGATTTTATACCCATTATCAAAAAAATCAATTGAGGGTCAAAAATCCTTGCAAATGCTTCAGCCAAAGCTTGATGAAATTAAAAAGCAATATGCCGACAATAAAGAAGGAATGAGTCGAGCAATGATGGATTTGTATAAGAAAGAAAAGGTTAACCCTCTTTCCTCTTGTTTACCACTATTAATACAATTACCATTCTTTTGGGCAATTTTTAAGGTTTTTAGAGATGAGTTACAGGGTAAAACATTAGTTTTAATTTATCCCTTTATCCATAATCCGGGCACTATAAATAATATTGCCTTTGGTTTTTTGGATTTCTCTAAACCTAATATTATTTTAGCGATTTTAGCAGGTGTTTCCCAATTTTTTCAAGCAAAAATGATGCCAATGCGACCAGCCACAGTTCAAACCGATGGATCTAAAGATGAGAATATGATGGCTATCATGAATAAGCAAATGTTATATTTTATGCCAGCCTTAACAATATTTATATGTCTTACACTACCAAGTGGACTGGCTTTTTATTGGCTTATTTCAACTATACTAACAATCGGACAACAATGGTTAATATTTAGAAAAAAAGATACTACTCCAACTAGCTCTACAGTTATTGAAGGAGAGATTATTAAATAA